A portion of the Stella humosa genome contains these proteins:
- a CDS encoding type I glutamate--ammonia ligase, translated as MADSGLGEQEIVFVGQVDLGGVLRGKGVLGHEWPYRCRWGVGWPPANLMLTPFGSLAANDFGSRGDVFIVPDPETLTSIVAVPGTPPVRLALGHLRTDDGQAWDCCPRAFLEAALADLELATGWRLKGAFEHEFLYSGLEHRLGDPFSLGAYQRLAPFADRLVTALAAAGVAAETVIPEYAPQQVEVPIAPAIGMAIADQSTIFREVVRAVAQSFGERASFTPIGEAGGVGSGAHLHFSFLDGAGLPAMHDASTATGLSARAAAFVAGIRRRLPDMVAVMAPTVVSYDRLQPHRWSAAYNTLAVRDREAALRICPVRPGTGRPVAEQFNVEFRATDGAANPYLVLGLLVRAGLEGIRLGLLPDEPLEGDPDAVAPGELARRGVERLSTSLPQALERLASGGRDLLPSALADAFATVKRAELAELEGVGPAEVIARYRAVF; from the coding sequence ATGGCGGATTCGGGGCTGGGCGAACAGGAGATCGTGTTCGTCGGGCAGGTCGATCTTGGCGGGGTGCTCCGCGGCAAGGGGGTGCTGGGCCATGAGTGGCCCTATCGCTGCCGCTGGGGGGTCGGCTGGCCGCCGGCCAACCTGATGCTGACGCCGTTCGGCAGCCTCGCCGCCAATGACTTCGGCTCGCGCGGCGACGTCTTCATCGTGCCCGATCCGGAGACGCTGACCAGCATCGTTGCCGTCCCTGGCACCCCGCCGGTGCGGCTCGCGCTCGGCCATCTCCGTACCGACGACGGGCAGGCGTGGGACTGCTGCCCGCGCGCCTTCCTGGAGGCGGCCCTGGCCGACCTGGAACTGGCGACGGGCTGGCGGCTCAAGGGGGCCTTCGAGCACGAGTTCCTCTATTCCGGGCTGGAGCATCGGCTGGGCGATCCGTTCTCGCTCGGCGCCTACCAGCGGTTGGCGCCGTTTGCCGACCGGCTGGTGACGGCGCTGGCCGCGGCGGGCGTCGCGGCCGAGACGGTGATCCCCGAATATGCGCCCCAGCAGGTGGAAGTGCCCATCGCGCCCGCCATCGGCATGGCGATCGCCGACCAGTCGACCATCTTCCGCGAGGTGGTGCGGGCGGTGGCCCAGTCCTTCGGCGAGCGCGCCTCCTTCACGCCGATCGGCGAGGCGGGCGGTGTGGGCAGCGGCGCGCACTTGCATTTCAGCTTCCTCGATGGCGCGGGGCTGCCGGCGATGCATGACGCCTCGACCGCGACCGGCCTGTCGGCCCGCGCGGCCGCCTTCGTGGCCGGCATCCGGCGCCGGCTGCCGGACATGGTGGCGGTGATGGCGCCGACGGTGGTGTCCTACGACCGGTTGCAGCCGCACCGCTGGAGTGCGGCCTACAACACGCTGGCGGTGCGCGACCGCGAGGCCGCATTGCGCATCTGCCCCGTCCGGCCCGGCACCGGCCGTCCGGTGGCCGAGCAGTTCAACGTCGAGTTCCGCGCGACCGACGGTGCGGCCAACCCCTATCTGGTGCTGGGCCTGCTGGTGCGGGCGGGGCTGGAGGGCATCCGCCTCGGCCTGCTGCCGGACGAGCCGCTGGAGGGCGATCCCGACGCGGTGGCGCCCGGGGAACTGGCCAGGCGCGGGGTCGAGCGGCTGTCGACCAGCCTGCCGCAGGCCTTGGAGCGGCTGGCGTCGGGCGGTCGCGACCTGCTGCCGTCGGCCCTGGCCGACGCCTTCGCGACCGTGAAGCGGGCCGAACTGGCCGAGTTGGAAGGCGTTGGACCGGCCGAGGTGATCGCCCGCTATCGCGCGGTCTTCTGA